One segment of Dolichospermum sp. DET69 DNA contains the following:
- a CDS encoding transcription factor RcaD, which yields METNELKFLLKLLGCADYRTGLSSSTFSSFKGRDKICRDLGERELVDYSREIATVKILPPAQALLKLESADLPITDKERKVLDKLSKATAKIAPSEITFLKAAERGEILKSLSERGLIATEIKIQRIKAEVWLTERGIEFLRDEYIPNKGVNPAVSLDMLGNYLHFLRKNLRVKSEQVSASLAASEPSDISDEEILKIIQKLDQELGTENYLPIFHLRQKLQPPMSRDELDQALYRLQKTDKIDLSSLQEVSAYTPKQIDAGIPQNIGGQLFFITVN from the coding sequence ATGGAAACGAATGAGTTAAAGTTCCTTTTGAAGCTTTTGGGATGTGCCGACTATCGTACTGGATTGAGTTCCAGCACTTTTAGTTCCTTCAAAGGTAGGGACAAAATTTGTCGAGATTTGGGGGAACGTGAACTGGTAGACTATTCACGGGAGATTGCCACAGTTAAAATTTTACCCCCTGCTCAAGCACTCTTGAAACTCGAATCAGCCGATTTACCCATCACTGACAAAGAGCGTAAGGTGTTGGATAAGCTCAGTAAAGCTACTGCTAAAATCGCCCCCAGTGAAATAACTTTTCTAAAAGCTGCTGAACGAGGAGAGATACTAAAAAGCTTAAGTGAACGCGGTTTAATTGCGACAGAAATCAAAATTCAAAGAATTAAAGCTGAGGTTTGGTTGACTGAAAGAGGAATTGAGTTTTTGCGGGATGAATATATTCCCAACAAGGGAGTTAACCCTGCTGTCAGTTTAGATATGCTGGGTAATTATCTGCACTTTTTACGAAAAAATTTGCGGGTTAAGTCAGAACAAGTTTCTGCTTCACTAGCTGCAAGTGAACCGTCAGATATAAGTGATGAAGAAATTTTAAAAATTATTCAGAAATTAGATCAGGAATTGGGTACAGAGAATTATTTACCTATTTTTCATTTACGGCAAAAATTACAACCACCAATGTCACGGGATGAATTAGATCAGGCATTGTATAGATTGCAGAAAACTGACAAAATTGATTTGAGTTCCTTGCAAGAAGTCAGTGCTTATACACCAAAGCAAATTGATGCTGGTATCCCTCAAAATATTGGTGGTCAACTGTTCTTTATCACTGTCAATTAA
- a CDS encoding ParA family protein → MGYVIATANMKGGVGKTTITVNIATCLAKNHGKKVLVLDLDSQISATLSLMSPVDFAKRRKQRKTFRYLLDQIINPEPEAKFTIGDIIQPQICNLTGLNLLPGDIDLYDEFVVSEMLHNQSVALGEQDFENIWNRFERVLIRDILKPVRDEYDFILLDCAPGYNLLTRSALATSDFYILPAKPEPLSVVGIQLLERRIAQLKESHEHEANIDIKMLGIVFSMSSANLLNGRYYKQVMHRVIEDFGVDKICKAQIPVDVNVAKAVDSFMPVSLLSPNTAGSKAFMQLTQELLQKL, encoded by the coding sequence ATGGGATATGTAATTGCAACCGCAAACATGAAAGGTGGAGTCGGTAAAACTACCATCACCGTCAATATAGCTACTTGCTTGGCGAAAAATCACGGAAAAAAAGTCCTGGTTTTAGATTTAGACAGTCAAATTAGTGCCACACTGAGTTTAATGTCACCAGTAGATTTTGCCAAACGTCGCAAGCAACGAAAGACATTTAGATATTTGCTAGATCAAATTATTAACCCTGAACCAGAAGCAAAATTTACAATTGGGGATATCATTCAACCTCAAATTTGTAATCTGACCGGATTAAATTTATTACCGGGAGATATAGACTTATATGATGAATTTGTCGTTTCGGAAATGCTGCATAATCAATCAGTAGCATTGGGAGAACAGGATTTTGAAAATATCTGGAATCGCTTTGAAAGAGTTTTAATTAGAGATATTTTAAAACCCGTGCGAGATGAATATGATTTTATTCTTTTAGATTGCGCTCCCGGTTACAATCTATTAACTCGCAGTGCTTTAGCTACAAGTGATTTCTATATTCTCCCAGCTAAACCAGAACCCTTATCTGTTGTGGGAATTCAACTTTTAGAAAGACGCATTGCCCAATTAAAAGAAAGTCACGAACACGAAGCCAACATAGATATTAAAATGTTGGGAATTGTCTTTAGTATGTCCAGTGCAAATCTCCTAAATGGTAGATATTATAAACAGGTAATGCACCGAGTTATCGAAGATTTTGGAGTAGATAAAATCTGTAAAGCACAAATACCAGTTGATGTTAATGTTGCTAAAGCTGTTGATAGTTTTATGCCTGTATCCTTACTAAGTCCGAATACAGCAGGTTCTAAAGCATTTATGCAATTAACTCAGGAATTATTGCAGAAATTGTAA
- a CDS encoding YbjN domain-containing protein, translating into MASYLETPSPDELLDELIQETTAPNHVEVIENVIDTLAQDQSAMVSRAAEGGYLWKFQYGSVEVFVQLTGITDEDTITVWAAVLKLPAKDEPKLTRYLLELNCVSTFEARFGIIDNQVVVISTRTLAELSPGEVSRIITIVATIADDNDEYLQSEFGAV; encoded by the coding sequence ATGGCAAGCTACCTCGAAACCCCATCTCCAGATGAGTTACTGGACGAACTTATTCAAGAAACCACAGCCCCAAACCATGTGGAAGTGATTGAAAATGTAATTGATACCTTAGCACAAGATCAAAGTGCAATGGTTAGTCGTGCTGCTGAGGGTGGATATCTGTGGAAATTCCAGTATGGCAGTGTGGAAGTGTTTGTGCAGTTAACGGGAATTACTGATGAAGATACAATCACAGTCTGGGCTGCGGTGCTAAAGTTACCAGCTAAAGATGAACCAAAATTGACCCGATATCTCTTAGAGTTGAACTGTGTCAGTACCTTTGAAGCCCGTTTTGGGATTATTGACAATCAAGTAGTGGTGATTTCTACACGCACCTTAGCTGAATTGTCACCAGGGGAAGTTTCTCGGATCATTACTATCGTTGCTACTATTGCTGATGATAATGATGAATATCTGCAATCTGAGTTTGGTGCAGTTTAA
- a CDS encoding PD-(D/E)XK nuclease family protein — protein MHYLTKSSEIYNQISQLGTYKVLWLDTEIADWNTHYPKLALIQALANPTDLTGEYAYLFDVLDKPDLAEYFINQIMVNPQIEKVFHSAGFDLKYLGKTLAQNVTCTLKLAQKINRKVLQTTNLKLKTLATELCHFSHVDAEEGTSDWGQRPLSQKQLNYAAMDTVYLAAVHRRLLQISNPDAISNIFNMVNHQSENSSLTPTKVRLAFECPRLFYLNHKFGDKAIFFPKNVVSGIGNAFHKLADDFINLLIIEPQIKSLFNPDATRINVDEIASEIQQIFYQVKFFPYLQNTISQDPSKAPALLQVWQGIQGLIKQLTELLIINRRYCSAETVIRNTFINEERILEHYFNLPNSTKQLVRGEFDCLVFNFELKRLCMIEFKTYQPVDSAAQLAQVSLYSYMLWEKKKAPVDSAVYCVLPDFKEYKYSWEQLENTVHQLIPYKLLQMQQWLSWESPNPNPPPVTTQPHLCEICPQQQKCQTFFNTNVSLHQCIEKMIDICDLLRTTSTINADETGESLVTNVESDPPQPPLERGESLPNINADEIGEALVNTLQSFGIGVEYQGAAVSPAFIRVKLKPNLGVKVSSLLRLSADLQVQLGLEYPPLIAPQAGYVSIDLPRTDRQIAKFEDYIKKQFLPPTAPVKIAIGVSIDGKLLEADLSDPNTCHFLVGGTTGSGKSEFLRSLLLSLLYRHSPQHLKIALVDPKRVTFPEFEQMSWLYSPVVKDSDRAVELMQELVAEMESRYQKFEKAKCADLITYNQRSSPSLPRIVCIFDEYADFMAEKEIRTILEQSIKRLGAMARAAGIHLIISTQRPEASIVTPIIRSNLPGRVALSTKSEADSKIILGGTSTVAAYLIGKGDLVYQVGSQLQRLQSLLAQNIQLPLL, from the coding sequence ATGCACTACCTGACAAAATCTTCTGAAATCTACAATCAAATATCTCAACTAGGAACTTATAAAGTTTTATGGCTAGATACAGAAATTGCTGATTGGAATACTCACTATCCCAAATTAGCACTAATTCAAGCATTGGCTAATCCTACGGACTTAACAGGTGAATATGCTTACCTTTTTGATGTTTTAGATAAACCTGATTTAGCAGAATATTTTATTAACCAAATTATGGTTAATCCCCAAATTGAAAAAGTATTTCATAGTGCGGGTTTTGATTTAAAATATCTGGGAAAAACTTTAGCCCAAAATGTTACCTGTACTTTAAAATTAGCCCAAAAAATTAACCGTAAAGTTTTACAAACTACCAACTTAAAACTAAAAACTTTAGCGACTGAACTCTGTCACTTTTCTCATGTAGATGCTGAAGAAGGAACAAGCGATTGGGGACAACGCCCTCTCTCTCAAAAACAACTAAACTATGCAGCAATGGATACAGTATATCTCGCTGCTGTTCATCGTCGCTTACTGCAAATATCTAACCCTGATGCTATTAGTAATATATTTAATATGGTAAATCATCAATCAGAAAATTCTTCTTTAACTCCGACTAAAGTGAGATTGGCTTTTGAATGTCCTCGTTTATTTTACCTTAACCATAAATTTGGTGATAAAGCCATATTTTTCCCTAAAAATGTAGTATCAGGAATTGGTAATGCTTTTCATAAATTAGCAGATGATTTTATTAACTTACTGATTATTGAACCACAAATTAAATCTTTATTCAACCCAGATGCAACCAGAATAAATGTAGATGAAATAGCCTCAGAAATTCAACAAATATTCTACCAAGTTAAATTTTTCCCTTATTTACAAAATACTATTAGTCAAGATCCTAGTAAAGCACCCGCTTTATTACAAGTTTGGCAGGGAATACAAGGACTTATTAAACAATTGACGGAATTATTAATTATTAATCGCCGTTATTGCAGTGCAGAAACAGTGATTAGAAATACTTTTATTAATGAAGAACGCATTTTAGAACATTATTTTAATTTACCTAATAGCACAAAACAACTGGTAAGAGGTGAATTTGATTGTTTAGTTTTTAACTTTGAACTCAAACGCCTTTGTATGATAGAGTTTAAAACCTATCAACCTGTAGATTCAGCAGCACAATTAGCACAAGTTTCTCTCTATAGTTATATGTTATGGGAGAAGAAAAAAGCACCTGTTGATTCTGCTGTTTATTGTGTTTTACCTGATTTTAAAGAATACAAATATTCTTGGGAACAATTAGAAAATACAGTTCATCAATTAATTCCTTACAAACTATTACAGATGCAACAATGGTTGAGTTGGGAATCTCCAAATCCTAACCCACCACCAGTTACAACTCAACCTCATTTATGTGAAATTTGCCCTCAACAACAAAAATGTCAGACTTTTTTTAATACTAATGTTTCTTTGCATCAATGTATAGAGAAAATGATAGATATATGTGATCTGTTGAGAACTACGTCAACTATTAATGCTGATGAAACAGGGGAATCTTTAGTTACAAATGTGGAATCTGATCCCCCCCAACCCCCCTTAGAAAGGGGGGAGAGTTTACCAAATATTAATGCTGATGAAATAGGAGAAGCTTTGGTTAATACTTTGCAATCTTTTGGTATTGGTGTTGAGTATCAAGGTGCTGCTGTAAGTCCAGCATTTATTCGAGTAAAACTTAAACCAAATCTGGGTGTTAAAGTCAGTTCTCTATTACGATTATCCGCTGATTTACAAGTACAATTGGGGTTAGAATATCCGCCTTTAATTGCTCCCCAAGCTGGTTATGTGAGTATTGATTTACCCCGTACAGATAGACAAATTGCCAAATTTGAAGATTATATTAAAAAGCAATTTTTACCCCCAACAGCACCCGTGAAAATTGCCATTGGCGTGAGTATTGATGGTAAATTGTTAGAGGCTGATTTATCAGATCCGAATACTTGTCATTTTTTGGTTGGGGGAACAACTGGAAGCGGTAAAAGCGAATTTTTGCGATCGCTCCTGCTCAGTTTACTCTACCGTCATTCTCCCCAACATTTGAAAATTGCTTTAGTTGATCCTAAGCGGGTGACATTTCCAGAGTTTGAGCAAATGTCGTGGTTATATTCACCAGTAGTCAAAGATAGCGATCGCGCTGTAGAATTAATGCAAGAATTAGTTGCAGAGATGGAATCTCGCTATCAAAAATTTGAAAAAGCTAAATGTGCTGATTTAATTACCTATAATCAACGTTCTTCTCCATCTTTGCCGCGAATAGTCTGTATATTTGATGAATATGCCGATTTTATGGCAGAAAAAGAAATTCGCACCATATTGGAACAAAGTATCAAACGTCTAGGCGCAATGGCAAGAGCCGCCGGAATTCATCTAATTATTTCCACACAACGTCCAGAAGCCAGTATTGTCACCCCAATTATTCGTTCTAACTTACCTGGACGGGTTGCACTCAGCACCAAAAGCGAAGCTGATTCAAAAATAATCTTAGGTGGGACATCAACCGTAGCAGCTTACCTGATAGGGAAAGGCGATTTAGTTTACCAAGTTGGTTCGCAACTACAACGTCTTCAGAGCTTATTAGCACAAAATATTCAACTCCCATTACTGTAG
- a CDS encoding ATP-binding protein produces the protein MTDINNIIKREVNPFDIINLKPTNFWADEQDSTLMVESIHQETIIEIEGLLDLVGKDHRSRTVLLAGDSGSGKSYLLGRLKRTLNPKAFFAYILCNWADSTYIWRHILRHTVDSLIQVPEGEKESQLMLWLKSLSAFSKVNIKQRIFNDNFWEALQSNRQKFIKHLKDTYKKAGIYNPDIFFGVLHDLANPELYDLACEWLRGDDLSEESMKEIRVKNCIDTEDAAKNILANFGRISTQTQPIVLCFDNLDTMPQLPEGFLDIQPFFNVNTTIHGDSLKNFLVIISVITDTLKRHFDKILPADKAGIHKTIQLKRINIEQAEALWAYQLNPLHQLATPKPKSAIFPLNQQILATNYPGGKTMPRNTLILGRDEYQKYKISLLTEKPKPAIVEVPINPINVLIPDKNGTPKTIRIIPPTQVDPDKSNQDTTQAEFQLLWQKEYNKNQEKITKISLLSSSDLIQMLQQAISALQIQEIKPKLVSGKYANYSLSYQKSHKQERVGVVWTEDANMNSFFHIMNACQTAIQKNLCQTMYLIRGGDLGKPNLAGNQIYRQIFTDTNHVHIKPNLQSIHYLATYQSLVNSAKSQDLVISGKSISVQKLEVLIRESQILYKCTLFQNLGIVYKQETPPDTNRNGKKDLRPVKDFLLNLVTTQQFMGVPTLISQAANQFSDTQETDIQHLIDLLCQEKKVKLINPKAKLPDQLICLVA, from the coding sequence ATGACAGACATCAACAACATTATTAAACGTGAGGTCAATCCTTTTGACATAATCAATTTAAAACCTACTAATTTTTGGGCTGACGAACAAGATTCAACGCTAATGGTTGAGTCAATTCATCAAGAGACAATAATAGAGATTGAAGGTTTACTTGACTTAGTAGGTAAAGATCATCGTAGTCGGACAGTTTTGTTAGCGGGTGATTCTGGTTCTGGTAAAAGTTATTTACTAGGTCGGCTCAAACGTACTCTTAACCCGAAAGCCTTTTTTGCCTATATTCTCTGTAACTGGGCTGATAGCACCTATATTTGGCGGCATATTTTACGGCATACTGTTGATAGTTTAATTCAAGTTCCCGAAGGTGAAAAAGAATCACAGTTAATGTTATGGCTCAAAAGTTTATCTGCATTTAGTAAAGTTAATATAAAACAACGAATATTTAATGATAATTTTTGGGAAGCACTACAAAGCAATCGTCAAAAATTCATCAAACACCTCAAAGATACTTATAAGAAAGCAGGTATTTATAATCCTGACATCTTTTTTGGAGTGCTGCATGATCTCGCAAATCCAGAATTATATGACTTAGCTTGCGAATGGTTGCGCGGGGATGATCTAAGCGAAGAGTCTATGAAAGAAATCAGAGTAAAAAACTGCATTGATACAGAAGATGCTGCAAAAAATATTTTGGCTAACTTTGGCAGAATTTCCACACAAACCCAACCAATAGTTTTATGTTTTGACAATTTAGATACTATGCCCCAGTTACCAGAAGGTTTTCTGGATATACAACCTTTTTTCAATGTCAACACAACTATTCACGGGGATAGTTTAAAAAACTTTTTAGTGATTATCAGTGTTATTACAGATACTTTAAAACGCCATTTTGACAAGATTCTTCCAGCCGATAAAGCAGGAATACATAAAACAATTCAGTTAAAACGTATTAATATAGAACAAGCAGAAGCACTTTGGGCTTATCAACTGAATCCATTACATCAACTAGCAACTCCCAAACCTAAATCTGCTATTTTTCCTCTAAATCAACAAATTTTAGCTACAAATTACCCTGGTGGTAAAACCATGCCTAGAAATACATTAATTCTAGGTCGTGATGAATATCAAAAATATAAAATTTCCCTATTAACTGAAAAGCCAAAGCCAGCAATAGTTGAAGTTCCAATAAATCCCATAAATGTTTTAATACCAGATAAAAATGGGACTCCTAAAACTATACGTATTATTCCCCCAACACAAGTAGATCCAGATAAAAGTAATCAGGATACAACTCAAGCAGAATTTCAATTACTATGGCAGAAAGAATATAACAAAAACCAGGAAAAAATTACCAAAATATCTTTGTTGTCATCATCTGATCTAATTCAGATGTTACAACAAGCTATATCTGCCTTACAAATACAAGAAATTAAGCCTAAACTTGTAAGCGGAAAGTATGCTAATTATTCCTTGAGTTATCAAAAGTCTCACAAACAAGAAAGAGTAGGAGTAGTGTGGACAGAAGATGCAAATATGAATAGTTTTTTTCATATAATGAATGCTTGTCAAACAGCAATTCAAAAAAATCTATGTCAAACTATGTACTTAATTCGTGGTGGAGATTTAGGAAAGCCAAACCTAGCTGGCAATCAAATCTATAGACAGATATTTACAGATACTAATCATGTTCATATCAAACCAAATTTACAGTCTATTCATTACTTGGCAACATACCAAAGTTTGGTAAATTCTGCAAAATCTCAAGACTTAGTAATTAGTGGTAAATCTATTAGTGTACAAAAACTAGAAGTTTTAATTCGTGAATCCCAAATTTTGTATAAATGTACCTTGTTTCAGAATTTAGGAATTGTTTATAAACAAGAAACACCACCAGATACCAATAGAAATGGCAAAAAAGATTTAAGACCCGTTAAGGATTTCTTATTAAATCTTGTCACAACTCAGCAATTTATGGGAGTACCTACTTTGATTTCACAGGCTGCTAATCAGTTTTCTGATACTCAAGAAACTGATATTCAACATTTAATTGATCTATTATGTCAAGAAAAGAAAGTGAAGTTAATTAACCCAAAAGCTAAATTACCAGATCAATTAATTTGTTTAGTTGCTTAA
- a CDS encoding bifunctional pantoate--beta-alanine ligase/(d)CMP kinase — protein MRVLTTVAALRCYLNRRRCQSQRRPPEDLGLDEQTSWYPTDVGLVPTMGGLHQGHLSLINRARQENSTVIVSIFVNPLQFGPHEDYQSYPRTLEQDRQFCEQAGVDVIFAPTPEEIGIPGKNIAETQVTQVIPPSDMISSLCGNFRPGHFQGVATIVTKLFNLVQPDRAYFGQKDGQQLAIIKRLVADLNLPVEIVTCPTVREISGLALSSRNQYLTTTEKEQARVLFKGLRQAEAAFRAGVRHSSELIALARQEIAKVSNISLEYIELVEPNTLMFLEKVEDEGMLAIAARLGSTRLIDNTVLRDVNDGLRQPIIAIDGPAGAGKSTVARQVAHQLGLVYLDTGAMYRAITWLVLEQGIAIDDDCAVAELATRCKIELTPSQSLQSPVKVQINDIDVTQKIRTIAVTSLVSAIAAQSAVRQALVQQQQSWGQRGGLVAEGRDIGTHVFPDAEIKIFLTASVGERARRRQQDFQTQNQPEVSLEQLERDIAERDLKDSTRKVSPLQKAADAIELQTDGLTASEVAAQIISHYNQRLSHW, from the coding sequence GTGCGTGTGCTGACAACAGTTGCAGCTTTACGCTGCTATTTAAATCGCCGCCGCTGCCAAAGCCAGCGGCGGCCACCAGAGGATCTCGGACTTGATGAACAAACTAGTTGGTATCCCACAGATGTTGGTTTAGTGCCAACTATGGGGGGTTTACATCAAGGTCATTTAAGCTTAATTAACCGAGCTAGACAGGAAAATTCGACGGTGATTGTCAGTATTTTTGTCAATCCCCTGCAATTTGGACCCCATGAGGACTATCAAAGCTATCCCCGGACTTTAGAACAAGACCGACAATTTTGTGAACAAGCTGGGGTAGATGTGATTTTCGCCCCAACTCCGGAAGAAATTGGTATACCTGGGAAGAATATAGCAGAAACTCAGGTGACACAAGTGATCCCTCCATCTGATATGATATCTAGCTTGTGTGGTAATTTTCGGCCGGGTCATTTTCAAGGAGTGGCCACGATTGTTACCAAGCTTTTTAATTTGGTACAACCTGACCGAGCTTACTTCGGACAAAAGGATGGTCAACAACTAGCAATTATTAAACGGTTAGTAGCTGATTTAAATTTGCCAGTAGAGATTGTTACTTGTCCTACAGTGCGGGAAATTTCCGGCTTGGCTTTAAGTTCTCGTAATCAATATTTGACTACCACAGAAAAAGAGCAAGCAAGGGTGCTATTTAAAGGTTTACGGCAAGCTGAAGCGGCGTTTCGGGCTGGCGTTCGTCACAGCAGTGAACTCATAGCATTGGCGCGGCAAGAAATCGCCAAAGTTAGCAATATCAGCTTGGAATATATTGAATTAGTTGAACCGAATACGTTGATGTTTTTAGAAAAAGTTGAGGATGAAGGAATGTTGGCGATCGCTGCTCGTCTTGGTTCTACACGGCTAATTGACAACACGGTTTTACGCGATGTCAACGACGGGTTACGCCAACCGATTATCGCTATTGATGGCCCTGCTGGTGCTGGTAAATCTACAGTCGCTCGCCAAGTGGCACATCAATTAGGCTTAGTATATCTAGATACGGGGGCTATGTACCGGGCTATTACTTGGCTGGTGCTGGAACAGGGGATTGCCATTGATGACGATTGTGCTGTTGCTGAATTAGCGACTCGGTGTAAAATTGAACTGACTCCTAGCCAAAGTTTGCAATCTCCCGTCAAAGTCCAGATTAATGATATAGATGTCACTCAAAAAATTCGCACAATTGCAGTGACATCTCTTGTATCTGCGATCGCTGCCCAAAGTGCAGTTCGGCAAGCATTGGTGCAACAACAGCAAAGTTGGGGACAACGTGGGGGTTTAGTGGCTGAAGGTCGAGACATTGGCACTCATGTTTTCCCAGATGCGGAAATTAAAATTTTCTTAACTGCTTCTGTGGGAGAACGGGCGCGTCGTCGTCAGCAAGACTTTCAAACCCAAAATCAACCCGAAGTTAGTTTAGAACAGCTAGAACGGGATATTGCTGAACGCGACTTGAAAGATAGCACTCGGAAGGTTTCCCCTTTGCAAAAAGCGGCTGATGCTATTGAACTCCAAACCGATGGTTTAACTGCTTCTGAGGTTGCGGCACAAATTATTAGCCATTACAATCAGCGTCTTTCGCATTGGTAA
- a CDS encoding lipoate--protein ligase family protein, translated as MPEQQVWRLIPILAAAGDVQMAIDRWLLAQHEAGKNLPTLRFYTWSPPAISLGYHQRHYPEFWQNLIWKGEKLDLVRRPTGGRAVLHQGDLTYSVVTSGLGGNRLDVYAKICEFLIQGWRSLGIELYYGQAGRGYIHNPNCFGTATGADLVLADGSKLIGSAQLRKAEAVLQHGSMRLNSDADLFAQVFNEESFNSLKFPETINQETIIKALIAAACDFFSMEIEVKPLSEDEWDQISIYHKECRDVL; from the coding sequence ATGCCTGAACAGCAGGTATGGCGACTTATTCCGATTTTAGCAGCCGCTGGTGATGTCCAGATGGCTATAGACCGCTGGTTATTGGCACAGCATGAGGCGGGAAAAAATCTGCCAACTTTACGTTTTTATACTTGGTCGCCACCTGCAATTTCTTTGGGTTATCATCAGCGCCACTATCCCGAATTTTGGCAAAATTTAATCTGGAAAGGTGAAAAATTGGATTTGGTGCGTCGTCCTACTGGTGGGAGGGCGGTTTTACATCAAGGTGATTTAACTTACTCTGTGGTGACATCGGGACTAGGGGGAAATCGTCTAGATGTGTATGCAAAGATTTGTGAGTTTTTGATTCAAGGATGGCGATCGCTTGGGATAGAGTTGTATTATGGACAAGCTGGGCGGGGTTATATTCATAATCCTAATTGTTTTGGGACGGCGACAGGTGCAGATTTAGTTTTAGCAGATGGTTCTAAACTCATTGGTAGCGCTCAATTGCGGAAAGCTGAGGCAGTTCTTCAGCATGGTTCTATGCGGTTAAATTCAGATGCAGATTTGTTTGCACAAGTATTTAATGAAGAGTCTTTTAATTCTCTAAAATTTCCTGAAACTATCAATCAAGAAACCATAATTAAGGCTTTAATAGCCGCAGCTTGTGATTTTTTTTCTATGGAAATAGAGGTAAAACCTCTGTCTGAAGATGAGTGGGATCAAATAAGCATCTATCATAAAGAATGTAGAGACGTTCTATAA
- a CDS encoding septal ring lytic transglycosylase RlpA family protein, producing the protein MNQRHLWTTVAVFLAVLGLPLVGRTQTSEESSPTSQVSLTGDAVKVGEYQSPTEKPTSDPVITRIYPHSVRGLQAATLYVRDIPVLTFLGSTPVSKKETKVGVISNNENVNSDSLVTTSSAKVASFSNAGNTIKFNKKVSSVDNEPVQKASVIAARINELIEKNVDASKITVSWKAADNSIINNKADKKGFLSQQPSGERYTITIDGQELVEVNKGIRLADSAHSDRVVQTVNLSQDALQATNRLRRLIGNASPINEITNLPVAKSASPLKLPQKIAFGNINLSFQGVASWYGYDGSGSQTASGERYNPEGLTAAHRSLPLGTKIRVTNTRNGRSVVVRINDRGPYIRGRIIDVSAGAARLLGMIGSGVAPVSLEVLGR; encoded by the coding sequence ATGAATCAAAGACATTTGTGGACTACAGTTGCCGTATTTCTGGCTGTTTTGGGTTTACCCTTAGTTGGTCGAACTCAAACTAGTGAGGAAAGTTCCCCAACTAGCCAAGTATCACTAACAGGTGATGCTGTCAAAGTAGGAGAATACCAATCCCCAACAGAAAAACCCACCTCAGATCCTGTGATTACTAGAATTTATCCTCACAGTGTTCGTGGTTTACAAGCAGCAACTCTTTATGTTCGGGACATTCCTGTTCTGACGTTTCTGGGTTCTACCCCAGTTAGTAAAAAAGAAACCAAAGTTGGAGTAATTAGCAATAATGAGAATGTCAATTCTGACTCTCTTGTTACTACCAGTTCAGCCAAGGTTGCCAGTTTTAGCAATGCTGGTAATACAATCAAATTTAACAAAAAAGTTAGTTCCGTTGACAATGAACCAGTTCAGAAAGCTAGTGTCATAGCCGCTAGAATTAATGAACTCATCGAAAAAAATGTAGACGCAAGCAAGATTACCGTTAGTTGGAAAGCAGCGGATAATTCCATAATTAACAATAAAGCCGATAAAAAAGGCTTCTTAAGTCAACAACCGTCAGGCGAGCGCTACACCATTACAATTGACGGTCAAGAACTGGTAGAAGTCAATAAAGGGATACGATTGGCAGATAGCGCCCATAGTGACAGGGTGGTGCAAACCGTAAATCTTTCCCAAGATGCCTTACAAGCAACTAATAGACTGCGGAGACTCATAGGCAACGCGTCTCCCATTAACGAAATTACTAACTTACCAGTAGCTAAATCAGCATCCCCACTCAAGCTACCGCAAAAGATTGCCTTCGGTAATATCAATCTCAGTTTTCAGGGCGTAGCTTCTTGGTACGGTTATGATGGCTCTGGCAGTCAAACAGCCAGTGGTGAAAGATATAATCCTGAAGGATTAACTGCTGCTCACCGGAGCTTACCCCTGGGGACAAAAATCCGTGTAACTAACACCCGTAATGGTCGCTCTGTCGTCGTGCGAATCAATGACAGAGGTCCATACATCCGGGGTCGAATTATTGATGTTTCCGCTGGTGCTGCTAGATTATTAGGCATGATTGGCAGTGGTGTTGCTCCAGTCAGTCTTGAGGTTTTGGGAAGATAA